Proteins encoded in a region of the Isoalcanivorax pacificus W11-5 genome:
- the wrbA gene encoding NAD(P)H:quinone oxidoreductase, with protein MAKILVLYYSTWGHVETMAAAIAEGARGVAGTEVTLKRVPETMPESVTQQIGAKTDQQAPIADPNELGDYDAIIFGTPTRFGNMAGQMRNFLDQTGGLWAQGKLIGKVGSVFASTGTQHGGQETTITSFHTTLFHHGMVVVGVPYAIPELTNMKEITGGSPYGATTLADGDGSRQPSENELAIARYQGKHVAEITAKLVN; from the coding sequence ATGGCGAAGATTCTTGTTCTCTACTACAGCACCTGGGGTCATGTGGAAACGATGGCAGCCGCCATCGCAGAAGGCGCACGCGGCGTTGCCGGCACCGAGGTCACCCTCAAGCGGGTGCCGGAAACCATGCCCGAGAGCGTGACACAGCAGATCGGCGCCAAGACGGACCAGCAGGCCCCCATCGCGGACCCGAACGAACTGGGCGACTACGACGCCATCATCTTTGGCACCCCGACCCGCTTCGGCAACATGGCCGGCCAGATGCGCAACTTCCTCGACCAGACCGGCGGGTTGTGGGCGCAGGGCAAGCTGATCGGCAAGGTCGGCAGTGTATTTGCCTCCACCGGCACCCAGCACGGCGGCCAGGAAACCACCATCACCTCGTTCCATACCACGCTGTTTCACCACGGCATGGTGGTCGTGGGGGTGCCCTACGCCATTCCGGAACTGACCAACATGAAGGAAATCACCGGCGGTTCGCCCTATGGTGCGACGACGCTGGCCGATGGCGATGGCAGCCGCCAGCCGAGCGAGAATGAACTGGCCATTGCCCGCTATCAGGGCAAGCATGTGGCCGAGATTACCGCCAAACTGGTCAACTGA
- the trhA gene encoding PAQR family membrane homeostasis protein TrhA, translating to MSRPSVEDVYSPTEEVLNSLTHGIGAALSVGGTVLLVVLAVQLGDPWKIVSFSIFGFSLALLYLSSTLYHGFRNPQLRRIFKMLDHCAIFILIAGTYTPFLLVNMRGPVGWTLFGIIWGLALLGVILKLVFGHKYKILRVVIYLLMGWLVMFASGELLARLNNVGFWLLLAGGITYTFGVIFYLVHLIPFNHAIWHLFVVGGSVCHFLAVLYGVLPYQA from the coding sequence ATGAGCCGCCCATCCGTGGAAGACGTCTACTCCCCGACCGAAGAAGTACTCAACAGCCTCACCCACGGCATCGGTGCTGCCCTCAGTGTCGGTGGCACGGTGTTGCTGGTGGTGCTGGCGGTACAGCTCGGTGATCCCTGGAAGATCGTCAGCTTCAGCATCTTCGGTTTCAGCCTGGCGCTGCTGTATCTGTCCTCCACGCTCTACCACGGTTTTCGCAATCCGCAGCTGCGCCGCATCTTCAAGATGCTCGACCATTGCGCCATCTTCATCCTGATCGCCGGCACCTACACGCCGTTTCTGCTGGTCAACATGCGCGGCCCGGTGGGCTGGACACTGTTCGGCATCATCTGGGGGCTGGCGCTGCTCGGCGTCATCCTGAAACTGGTGTTCGGACACAAGTACAAGATCCTGCGCGTGGTGATTTATCTGCTGATGGGCTGGCTGGTGATGTTCGCGTCCGGCGAATTGCTGGCGCGGCTCAACAACGTCGGCTTCTGGTTGCTGCTGGCCGGCGGCATCACCTACACCTTCGGTGTGATTTTCTATCTGGTACACCTGATACCGTTCAACCACGCCATCTGGCACCTGTTCGTGGTGGGCGGCAGCGTGTGCCACTTCCTCGCCGTGCTCTACGGCGTGCTGCCCTACCAGGCCTGA
- a CDS encoding catalase: MSKSKEKDSKKGGKKAKAVNSVKSVSKKGKSVTLTTSAGIPVADNQNSLTAGPRGPLLVQDWQLFEKHAHFNRERIPERVVHAKGSAAFGTLTITGDISQYSMADIFSKKGKVTDCLLRFSTVAGERGAADAERDVRGFALKFYTDEGNWDLVGNNTPVFFVRDPYKFPDFIRTQKRDPRTNLRNPTAMWDFWSLSPESLHQVTILMSDRGLPRTFRHMHGFGSHTYSFFNKKGERFWVKFHFKSMQGIENLTDGEAAKLVGGDRETHQRDLYNSIENGDYPKWRMMVQIMPEADVDKTWYNPFDLTKVWPHGDYPLIEVGILELNRNPENYFAEVEQSSFSPANVVRGISHSPDKMLQFRIFSYADAHRYRLGVNYESLPVNLPKCPVHNYHRDGAMRFDGNGGGSVNYEPNSFGGPVEDPAFREPPLPLSGDADRYNHRDGNDDYKQAGDLFRLMSKEQKKQLFSNIAAAMGGVPENICRRQIEHFTQADPAYGAGVKKALGLK; encoded by the coding sequence ATGAGCAAGTCGAAGGAAAAGGACAGCAAAAAAGGCGGCAAGAAAGCCAAGGCCGTGAATTCCGTCAAAAGCGTGAGCAAGAAAGGTAAATCGGTCACGCTGACCACCTCTGCGGGCATCCCCGTGGCAGATAACCAGAACAGCCTCACCGCCGGCCCGCGTGGTCCGCTGCTGGTGCAGGACTGGCAACTGTTTGAGAAACATGCGCACTTCAATCGGGAGCGTATCCCTGAGCGGGTGGTGCACGCAAAAGGCTCGGCAGCCTTCGGTACCCTGACCATTACCGGCGACATTTCCCAATACTCCATGGCGGACATCTTCAGCAAGAAAGGCAAGGTCACCGATTGCCTGCTGCGATTTTCCACGGTGGCGGGGGAGCGTGGTGCGGCGGATGCCGAGCGTGATGTGCGTGGCTTCGCATTGAAGTTCTACACCGACGAAGGCAACTGGGATCTGGTGGGCAACAATACACCGGTATTCTTTGTGCGTGATCCCTACAAGTTCCCCGATTTCATCCGCACACAGAAACGCGACCCGAGAACCAACCTGCGCAACCCGACGGCAATGTGGGACTTTTGGTCATTGAGCCCGGAATCCCTGCATCAGGTCACGATCCTGATGTCTGATCGTGGCTTGCCGCGCACCTTTCGTCACATGCACGGCTTCGGTTCGCACACCTACAGCTTCTTCAACAAGAAGGGGGAGCGGTTCTGGGTCAAGTTCCACTTCAAGAGCATGCAGGGTATCGAGAACCTGACCGACGGCGAAGCGGCCAAGCTGGTGGGCGGCGACCGTGAAACCCATCAGCGCGACCTGTACAACAGCATCGAAAATGGCGATTACCCGAAGTGGCGCATGATGGTGCAGATCATGCCTGAGGCCGATGTCGACAAGACCTGGTACAACCCGTTCGATCTGACCAAAGTCTGGCCGCACGGCGATTACCCGCTGATCGAAGTGGGCATCCTGGAGCTGAATCGCAACCCGGAGAACTATTTCGCCGAAGTGGAGCAGTCCAGTTTCTCGCCGGCGAACGTGGTGCGCGGTATCAGCCACAGCCCGGACAAGATGCTGCAGTTTCGTATTTTCTCCTACGCGGACGCGCACCGTTATCGTTTGGGTGTGAACTATGAATCACTGCCGGTCAATCTGCCGAAATGCCCGGTGCACAACTATCATCGTGACGGTGCCATGCGTTTCGATGGCAACGGTGGCGGCAGCGTGAACTACGAGCCGAACAGCTTCGGCGGGCCGGTGGAAGATCCTGCCTTCCGCGAGCCACCACTGCCATTGAGCGGTGACGCAGACCGCTACAATCACCGGGACGGTAACGACGACTATAAACAGGCAGGAGATCTGTTCCGCCTGATGTCCAAGGAGCAGAAGAAACAACTGTTCAGCAACATTGCGGCGGCCATGGGCGGCGTGCCGGAAAACATCTGCCGCCGGCAGATTGAGCACTTCACCCAGGCCGATCCTGCCTACGGCGCGGGTGTGAAGAAGGCGCTTGGTCTGAAGTGA
- a CDS encoding SDR family oxidoreductase: MAKTDFRNKRCLVTGAASGIGRAVAEALARDGALLCLTDVNAAGLADTAAALREAGATVLAAEAMDIRDAEAVAAFAEQLHRAHGSLDVLMNIAGISVWGTIEQLTLDHWRRVLDINLMGPVHVMQAFLPAMIQAGRGGHLVNVSSAAGLFGLPWHAAYSASKFGLRGISEVLRFDLRQHGIQVSLVCPGGVDTGLVRTVEIVGVDREAPELQQLTGRFQRHAVTPETAARRILQGVRRGRYMVYTSPDIRIGYWFQRKFAWPYEVAMRMLNRLVSRAAAKAAARDRAGNG, translated from the coding sequence ATGGCGAAAACAGACTTTCGGAACAAGCGGTGCCTGGTGACCGGCGCGGCCAGCGGTATCGGGCGCGCGGTGGCAGAGGCTCTGGCCCGTGACGGGGCGTTGCTGTGCCTGACCGACGTCAATGCGGCGGGGCTGGCGGACACCGCCGCCGCGCTGCGCGAGGCGGGTGCCACCGTGCTGGCGGCGGAGGCGATGGATATCCGCGATGCCGAGGCGGTGGCCGCGTTCGCCGAACAGCTGCACCGCGCGCACGGTAGCCTGGATGTGCTGATGAATATCGCCGGGATTTCGGTCTGGGGCACCATCGAGCAACTGACGCTGGATCACTGGCGGCGTGTGCTGGACATCAACCTGATGGGGCCGGTGCACGTCATGCAGGCGTTTCTGCCGGCGATGATCCAGGCTGGGCGCGGCGGCCATCTGGTCAATGTATCGTCCGCCGCCGGCCTGTTCGGCCTGCCCTGGCATGCGGCCTACAGCGCCAGCAAGTTTGGCTTGCGGGGCATCTCCGAGGTGCTGCGGTTTGATCTGCGCCAGCACGGTATCCAGGTCAGCCTGGTGTGCCCCGGGGGGGTGGATACCGGGCTGGTGCGCACGGTGGAGATTGTCGGGGTGGACCGCGAGGCGCCGGAACTCCAGCAACTCACCGGGCGTTTCCAGCGCCATGCGGTGACGCCGGAAACGGCGGCGCGGCGGATTCTCCAGGGGGTGCGGCGCGGGCGCTATATGGTCTATACGTCGCCGGATATCCGCATCGGCTACTGGTTCCAGCGCAAGTTTGCCTGGCCGTACGAGGTGGCGATGCGGATGCTGAACAGGCTGGTGTCCCGCGCGGCCGCAAAGGCCGCCGCACGGGACAGGGCGGGCAACGGATGA
- a CDS encoding crotonase/enoyl-CoA hydratase family protein, with translation MSATSSPVLYERRPPLCVITLNRPQARNAVDGPTAAALADAFRTFEADAALHVAILAGAGGQFCAGADLKAVASGDAARMNRLDTGGDGPMGPSRMRLSKPVIAAVAGHCVAGGLELALWCDLRVAAEDAVFGVFCRRFGVPLIDGGTVRLPRLIGQSRALDLILTGRPVAAQEALAIGLANRVVPGADLMRTAEALAHDIAAFPQTCLRGDRASVLEQWGLDETAALENEFRHGLETLRSGEAASGAGRFQSGVGRHGHFPGED, from the coding sequence ATGTCCGCTACTTCCTCGCCGGTGCTGTATGAGCGCCGCCCGCCGCTGTGTGTCATTACCCTGAACCGTCCGCAGGCGCGCAACGCGGTGGATGGCCCCACCGCTGCCGCACTGGCGGACGCGTTTCGTACCTTCGAGGCGGATGCTGCACTGCACGTCGCCATCCTCGCTGGCGCCGGCGGCCAGTTTTGCGCAGGGGCCGATCTCAAGGCCGTTGCCAGTGGTGATGCTGCGCGCATGAACCGCCTGGACACCGGGGGCGATGGCCCGATGGGGCCGAGCAGGATGCGTCTGAGCAAACCGGTGATCGCTGCGGTGGCGGGCCATTGTGTGGCGGGTGGCCTGGAGCTGGCGCTGTGGTGTGATCTGCGCGTGGCGGCCGAGGATGCCGTGTTTGGTGTGTTTTGCCGTCGCTTCGGTGTGCCGCTGATTGACGGCGGCACGGTGCGCCTGCCGCGTCTGATCGGGCAGAGCCGCGCGCTGGACCTGATTCTCACCGGTCGCCCGGTGGCCGCGCAGGAAGCACTGGCCATCGGCCTTGCCAATCGCGTGGTGCCGGGTGCTGACCTGATGCGCACCGCCGAGGCGCTGGCCCACGACATCGCGGCTTTTCCACAAACCTGCCTGCGCGGCGACCGCGCCAGTGTGCTGGAGCAGTGGGGCCTGGACGAAACCGCTGCGCTGGAGAACGAATTCCGGCATGGCCTGGAGACGTTGCGTTCCGGTGAGGCTGCCAGCGGCGCCGGCCGTTTCCAGTCCGGTGTGGGCCGTCATGGACATTTCCCTGGCGAAGACTGA
- a CDS encoding flavin-containing monooxygenase: protein MSTTPANPAKAVKKSAPRKKTRRADTPAISAVQKPASVLIIGAGFAGLGMAIRLQQAGIRDIVILERADAVGGTWRDNTYPGAACDIPSNLYSYSFAQNPDWSRSFSGSGEILEYIHYLVSHFNLKPYIRFNKNVTGLQFDEAAGLWHASTDDGERVSARAVVMAQGPLSNASFPDMPGLETFEGHRIHSARWDHDYDFTGKRVAVIGTGASAVQIIPELVKQAGFVKVFQRTAGWVLPRPDFETPAWNRSLFRKFPGAQDALRKALYVTHESMALAVIWNSPLTSVAERISRLHLRRQVKDRWLRRQLTPNFRIGCKRVLLSSDYYPALQKDNCKLITWPIATLSPKGIRTVEGIEHQFDCIVFATGFDVSKTGTPFPVTGLGGRKLDEEWARGAQAYKSINVAGYPNLFLTFGPNSGPGHNSALVYMESQLDYAVRGIQKILDENLKALDVKADAQASYNVAIQKRLAKTNWNSGCKSWYLTEDGHNVTMYPGFATQYALQMKTLEPSDYEATPA, encoded by the coding sequence ATGAGCACGACACCCGCCAACCCGGCCAAGGCCGTGAAGAAATCCGCCCCGCGCAAAAAGACCCGCCGCGCCGACACGCCGGCCATCAGCGCCGTGCAGAAGCCCGCCTCGGTATTGATCATCGGCGCCGGCTTTGCCGGCCTGGGCATGGCGATCCGCCTGCAACAGGCCGGCATCCGCGATATCGTCATTCTGGAACGTGCCGACGCGGTCGGCGGCACCTGGCGCGACAATACCTATCCGGGGGCCGCCTGTGATATCCCCTCGAACCTGTATTCCTATTCGTTTGCGCAGAATCCGGACTGGTCGCGCAGTTTCTCCGGCAGTGGCGAGATCCTGGAGTACATCCATTATCTGGTCTCGCACTTCAATCTGAAGCCGTATATCCGCTTCAACAAGAACGTCACCGGCCTGCAGTTTGATGAAGCCGCCGGGCTCTGGCATGCCAGCACCGACGATGGCGAACGCGTCAGCGCACGCGCCGTGGTGATGGCGCAAGGCCCGCTGTCCAACGCCAGCTTCCCGGACATGCCGGGCCTGGAGACGTTTGAAGGCCACAGGATTCACAGCGCGCGCTGGGACCACGACTACGACTTTACCGGCAAACGCGTGGCAGTGATCGGCACCGGCGCCAGCGCCGTGCAGATCATTCCCGAACTGGTGAAGCAGGCCGGTTTCGTCAAGGTCTTCCAGCGCACCGCCGGCTGGGTGCTGCCACGCCCGGACTTCGAAACGCCCGCCTGGAACCGGTCGCTGTTCCGCAAGTTTCCCGGCGCCCAGGACGCGCTGCGCAAGGCGCTGTATGTCACCCACGAATCCATGGCCCTGGCGGTGATCTGGAATTCACCGCTGACCAGCGTGGCCGAGCGCATCAGCCGGCTGCACCTGCGCCGGCAGGTGAAGGACCGCTGGCTGCGCCGGCAACTGACGCCGAACTTCCGCATTGGCTGCAAGCGCGTGCTGCTCTCCAGCGATTACTACCCGGCGCTGCAAAAAGACAACTGCAAGCTGATCACCTGGCCGATTGCCACGCTGTCGCCGAAGGGCATCCGCACGGTGGAAGGCATTGAACACCAGTTTGACTGCATCGTGTTTGCCACCGGCTTCGACGTGAGCAAGACCGGCACGCCGTTCCCGGTGACCGGCCTCGGTGGACGCAAGCTGGATGAAGAATGGGCGCGTGGCGCGCAGGCCTACAAGAGCATCAATGTGGCCGGCTACCCGAACCTGTTCCTGACCTTCGGCCCGAATTCCGGCCCCGGGCATAACTCGGCACTGGTCTACATGGAATCGCAGCTGGATTACGCGGTGCGTGGCATTCAGAAAATTCTCGACGAGAACCTGAAAGCACTGGACGTCAAAGCCGATGCCCAGGCCAGCTACAATGTCGCCATCCAGAAACGGCTGGCAAAGACCAACTGGAATTCCGGCTGCAAGAGCTGGTACCTGACCGAGGATGGCCACAACGTGACCATGTACCCCGGTTTTGCCACCCAGTATGCCTTGCAGATGAAAACGCTGGAGCCGTCGGACTACGAGGCCACCCCGGCCTGA
- a CDS encoding Dps family protein — MNHNPEVAAALARLLAETYTLYLKTHNFHWNVTGPNFHALHLMFEQQYTELATAVDTLAERIRALGQRAPGSYAEFAKLSAVKDASGTPDAEAMLAELAADHKLVAEQADRVLRVAQEHGDEGTSSIAGDRIELHEKTVWMLTAHLR, encoded by the coding sequence ATGAACCACAATCCTGAGGTTGCCGCAGCGCTGGCGCGCCTGCTGGCAGAAACCTACACGCTGTATCTCAAGACGCATAATTTCCACTGGAACGTGACCGGGCCGAATTTTCATGCCCTGCACCTGATGTTCGAGCAGCAGTACACGGAGCTGGCCACTGCAGTGGATACCCTGGCCGAACGCATCCGCGCCCTGGGGCAGCGTGCGCCGGGCAGTTATGCGGAATTTGCCAAACTCTCGGCTGTGAAGGATGCATCGGGTACACCGGATGCCGAGGCGATGCTGGCGGAACTGGCAGCGGACCATAAACTGGTGGCTGAACAGGCTGACCGTGTACTGCGTGTGGCGCAGGAGCATGGCGACGAAGGCACTTCATCGATTGCCGGTGACCGTATCGAGTTGCACGAAAAAACCGTCTGGATGCTGACCGCACACCTGCGCTGA
- a CDS encoding helix-turn-helix domain-containing protein — translation MKIGAVLKLRRDDRGETLEEVAYRAGTDASNLSRIERGTQQPSVGLLEALARALETRVSDLYLEVERTQHMPDPPVSRWGGELARLQRHVKELTPENRLLVVEFCKLLKRVQRGSGEADKTAADD, via the coding sequence ATGAAAATTGGCGCGGTTCTCAAACTCAGACGGGACGATCGCGGCGAGACGCTGGAAGAGGTGGCCTACCGGGCCGGTACCGACGCCAGTAATCTCTCACGTATCGAACGTGGTACCCAGCAACCTTCGGTGGGTTTGCTGGAAGCTTTGGCGCGGGCGCTGGAAACGCGCGTGTCGGACCTTTACCTGGAGGTCGAACGCACCCAGCACATGCCAGACCCGCCGGTCAGCCGCTGGGGGGGCGAACTGGCCCGGTTGCAGCGCCACGTCAAGGAGCTGACACCGGAGAATCGTCTGCTGGTGGTCGAGTTTTGCAAACTGCTCAAGCGTGTGCAGCGTGGCAGCGGTGAGGCGGACAAAACGGCAGCAGACGACTGA
- the tpx gene encoding thiol peroxidase, which yields MAQVKLKGAPQDVAGDFPKTGAQAPAFTLTAQDLSDKTLADYSGKRKVLNIVPSVDTGVCAASARKFNEKASSLDNTVVLVVSADLPFAAARFCGAEGLENVITLSTFRHPGFARDYGVALTSGPLAGLCARAVVVLDEQDKVIYTQLVEEITEEPDYDGALKACQ from the coding sequence ATGGCTCAGGTCAAACTCAAAGGCGCGCCGCAGGATGTGGCGGGCGATTTCCCGAAAACCGGTGCCCAGGCGCCGGCCTTTACCCTTACCGCGCAGGACCTCAGCGACAAGACGCTCGCGGACTACAGTGGCAAGCGCAAAGTGCTGAATATTGTGCCCAGCGTGGACACGGGTGTGTGTGCGGCGTCGGCGCGAAAGTTCAACGAAAAGGCCAGCAGTCTGGATAACACCGTGGTGCTGGTGGTTTCCGCCGACCTGCCGTTTGCCGCCGCCCGTTTCTGCGGCGCGGAAGGGCTGGAAAACGTGATCACCCTGTCTACCTTCCGCCACCCTGGCTTCGCCCGTGACTATGGCGTGGCCCTCACCAGTGGCCCGCTGGCCGGCCTGTGTGCCCGCGCAGTGGTGGTGCTGGATGAACAGGACAAGGTGATCTACACCCAGCTGGTGGAGGAAATTACCGAAGAGCCGGACTACGACGGCGCGTTGAAAGCATGCCAGTGA
- a CDS encoding SDR family NAD(P)-dependent oxidoreductase: MFNKKKVSRNAAAVVTGAGSGIGEAFALELARRGSRVVCSDINQHTAEQTAQAIRDTGGSALGLACDVSRLDQVEQLAAAAEEWLGQAPDLVINNAGVGAGGQPIGETPMDDWQWVLGVNLWGVIHGSHVFAPKLRALGHGGIINVCSTASFAAAPLMGPYNTSKAAVLALSETLAAEMSGTGIHVTALCPTFVKTNITRDGRIPDSTSQIANNLMKWTGISAARVARTTLDALDRNQLYVLPQLDARTIWRMKRLVPGTYTRGAGLLNRLAFSRL; the protein is encoded by the coding sequence ATGTTCAACAAGAAGAAAGTCTCCCGCAATGCAGCGGCCGTGGTCACGGGTGCCGGCAGCGGCATCGGCGAGGCCTTTGCCCTGGAGCTGGCCCGGCGTGGCAGCCGCGTGGTGTGCAGCGATATCAACCAGCACACCGCCGAGCAGACCGCCCAGGCCATCCGCGACACTGGTGGCAGCGCGCTGGGGCTGGCCTGCGATGTCTCCCGCCTGGATCAGGTAGAGCAGCTGGCCGCCGCCGCAGAGGAATGGCTCGGCCAGGCACCCGATCTGGTCATCAATAACGCTGGCGTCGGCGCCGGTGGACAGCCGATCGGCGAAACGCCGATGGATGATTGGCAGTGGGTGCTGGGGGTGAACCTGTGGGGTGTCATTCATGGCAGCCACGTGTTTGCGCCCAAACTGCGCGCGCTCGGCCACGGCGGCATCATCAATGTCTGTTCCACGGCGAGCTTCGCTGCCGCGCCGCTGATGGGTCCGTACAACACCAGCAAGGCCGCCGTGCTCGCCCTGTCGGAAACACTGGCCGCGGAAATGAGCGGCACCGGCATTCATGTCACAGCGCTGTGCCCCACCTTCGTGAAAACCAACATCACCCGCGATGGCCGCATTCCTGACAGCACCTCGCAGATCGCCAACAACCTCATGAAGTGGACCGGCATCTCCGCCGCACGCGTGGCCCGCACCACGCTCGACGCGCTGGACCGCAACCAGCTTTATGTTCTGCCGCAACTGGATGCACGCACCATCTGGCGCATGAAGCGCCTTGTACCGGGCACCTATACCCGTGGCGCCGGGCTGCTCAATCGCCTGGCCTTCTCGCGACTCTGA
- a CDS encoding glutathione peroxidase, whose translation MLNSREGKRVPEVTFRTRQGNDWINVTTEDLFKGRSVVVFALPGAFTPTCSSTHLPRYNELAPVFRANGIDDIICLSVNDAFVMNAWAENQQAENIRFIPDGNGEFAAGMGMLVNKDELGFGARSWRYAMLVRDGVIEKMFIEPEEPGDPFKVSDADTMLKYINNAAQLPKRVTLFTKPGCPHCSRAKKLLGEAGYRFEEISLGGNGLSYSTLAAVTGAGTTPQVYIEGQRIGGADDLAEWLTRGA comes from the coding sequence ATGCTGAACAGCCGCGAAGGAAAACGGGTCCCGGAGGTTACCTTCCGCACCCGTCAGGGTAACGACTGGATCAATGTCACCACCGAAGACCTGTTCAAGGGTCGCAGTGTCGTGGTGTTTGCGCTGCCCGGCGCGTTCACGCCGACCTGCTCATCGACGCACCTGCCGCGTTACAACGAGTTGGCGCCGGTATTCCGCGCCAACGGCATCGACGACATCATTTGCCTGTCGGTGAACGATGCGTTTGTGATGAACGCCTGGGCCGAGAACCAGCAGGCGGAGAACATCCGTTTTATTCCCGATGGCAACGGGGAATTCGCCGCCGGCATGGGCATGCTGGTGAACAAGGACGAGCTGGGCTTCGGGGCGCGCAGCTGGCGCTACGCCATGCTGGTGCGTGATGGCGTGATCGAAAAAATGTTCATCGAACCGGAAGAGCCGGGCGACCCGTTCAAAGTCTCCGACGCCGACACCATGCTTAAATACATCAACAATGCCGCGCAGTTGCCCAAGCGCGTCACGCTGTTCACCAAACCTGGCTGCCCGCATTGTTCACGGGCGAAAAAACTGTTGGGGGAGGCTGGCTACCGCTTCGAGGAAATCAGCCTGGGTGGCAACGGGCTGAGCTACAGCACGCTGGCGGCGGTGACTGGCGCAGGCACCACGCCACAGGTGTATATTGAAGGGCAGCGCATCGGTGGTGCCGACGATCTGGCTGAATGGCTGACACGCGGCGCCTGA
- a CDS encoding TetR/AcrR family transcriptional regulator yields MPRKPQQRRSRETVNAIVEAGFISLSRHGMEGTTTRHIAEIAGISVGSLYEYFANKEAVFDAMYQHAVRDIVAIIRPLTPKLVNMEIRDAVIALLREFRAWLLRDDSRYLSYVSYTVHMAHRDNLEPINKMLMELVVQYVMHHPHLLKLPDLPTKSYIIINGGIFTIIRHLAEPNPVISFDQLVDGLGDMVAYMVEGSLRELEAGGKR; encoded by the coding sequence ATGCCCAGAAAACCGCAGCAACGCCGCTCCAGGGAAACCGTGAACGCCATTGTCGAGGCCGGCTTCATTTCGCTCTCCCGGCACGGGATGGAAGGAACCACCACGCGGCATATCGCCGAGATTGCCGGCATCAGCGTGGGTTCGCTGTACGAGTATTTCGCCAACAAGGAAGCGGTGTTTGACGCCATGTACCAGCATGCGGTGCGGGACATCGTCGCCATCATCCGCCCGCTGACGCCGAAACTGGTGAACATGGAGATCCGTGATGCGGTGATTGCCCTGCTGCGCGAGTTCCGCGCCTGGCTGCTGCGGGATGACAGCCGGTATCTGAGCTACGTCAGCTATACGGTACACATGGCGCACCGGGACAATCTCGAGCCGATCAACAAAATGCTGATGGAGCTGGTGGTGCAGTACGTGATGCACCACCCGCACCTGCTGAAGCTGCCGGACCTGCCGACCAAGTCCTACATCATCATTAACGGCGGTATCTTTACCATCATTCGCCATCTGGCGGAGCCAAACCCGGTGATCAGCTTCGACCAGCTGGTGGATGGCCTGGGTGACATGGTGGCGTACATGGTGGAAGGCAGCCTGCGGGAGCTGGAGGCGGGCGGGAAACGCTGA
- the mscL gene encoding large conductance mechanosensitive channel protein MscL, translated as MGMMQEFREFAVKGNVVDMAVGIIIGGAFGTIVKSLVSDVIMPPIGLMLGGVDFTDLFVVLQGEGEFSTLAEAQAAGAVTINYGIFINNVVSFIIVAFAVFMLVKSINRLKRKEEEKPAAPAAPPEDIVLLREIRDSLKSGH; from the coding sequence ATGGGCATGATGCAGGAATTCAGGGAATTTGCCGTCAAGGGCAACGTAGTGGACATGGCTGTCGGGATCATCATCGGCGGCGCCTTTGGTACCATCGTGAAGAGTCTGGTCTCTGACGTGATCATGCCGCCAATCGGCCTGATGCTGGGCGGTGTGGATTTCACCGATCTGTTCGTGGTGCTCCAGGGCGAAGGCGAGTTCAGCACGCTGGCCGAGGCACAGGCCGCGGGCGCGGTGACCATCAATTACGGCATTTTCATCAATAACGTGGTGAGCTTCATCATCGTCGCCTTCGCCGTGTTCATGCTGGTGAAAAGCATCAACCGCCTCAAGCGCAAGGAAGAGGAAAAACCCGCTGCGCCGGCAGCGCCGCCGGAAGATATCGTGCTGCTGCGGGAAATCCGGGACAGTCTGAAGAGCGGCCACTGA